In Oryza glaberrima chromosome 8, OglaRS2, whole genome shotgun sequence, the following are encoded in one genomic region:
- the LOC127782356 gene encoding probable sucrose-phosphate synthase 4, producing MAGNDWINSYLEAILDAGGAAGEISAAAGGGGDGAAATGEKRDKSSLMLRERGRFSPARYFVEEVISGFDETDLYKTWVRTAAMRSPQERNTRLENMSWRIWNLARKKKQIEGEEASRLAKQRLEREKARRYAAADMSEDLSEGEKGENINESSSTHDESTRGRMPRIGSTDAIEAWASQHKDKKLYIVLISIHGLIRGENMELGRDSDTGGQVKYVVELARALGSTPGVYRVDLLTRQISAPDVDWSYGEPTEMLSPRNSENFGHDMGESSGAYIVRIPFGPRDKYIPKEHLWPHIQEFVDGALVHIMQMSKVLGEQVGSGQLVWPVVIHGHYADAGDSAALLSGALNVPMIFTGHSLGRDKLEQLLKQGRQTRDEINTIYKIMRRIEAEELCLDASEIIITSTRQEIEQQWGLYDGFDLTMARKLRARIKRGVSCYGRYMPRMIAVPPGMEFSHIVPHDVDQDGEEANEDGSGSTDPPIWADIMRFFSNPRKPMILALARPDPKKNITTLVKAFGEHRELRNLANLTLIMGNRDVIDEMSSTNSAVLTSILKLIDKYDLYGQVAYPKHHKQSEVPDIYRLAARTKGVFINCAFIEPFGLTLIEAAAYGLPMVATRNGGPVDIHRVLDNGILVDPHNQNEIAEALYKLVSDKQLWAQCRQNGLKNIHQFSWPEHCKNYLSRVGTLKPRHPRWQKSDDATEVSEADSPGDSLRDVHDISLNLKLSLDSEKSSTKENSVRRNLEDAVQKLSRGVSANRKTESVENMEATTGNKWPSLRRRKHIVVIAIDSVQDANLVEIIKNIFVASSNERLSGSVGFVLSTSRAISEVHSLLTSGGIEATDFDAFICNSGSDLCYPSSNSEDMLSPAELPFMIDLDYHTQIEYRWGGEGLRKTLIRWAAEKSEGGQVVLVEDEECSSTYCISFRVKNAEAVPPVKELRKTMRIQALRCHVLYSHDGSKLNVIPVLASRSQALRYLYIRWRVELSNMTVVVGESGDTDYEGLLGGVHKTIILKGSFNAVPNQVHAARSYSLQDVISFDKPGITSIEGYGPDNLKSALQQFGILKDNV from the exons ATGGCGGGGAACGACTGGATCAACAGCTACCTGGAGGCGATCCTCGACGCGGGCGGGGCCGCGGGGGAGatctccgccgcggcggggggAGGTGGAGATGGAGCGGCGGCCACCGGGGAGAAGCGGGACAAGTCGTCGCTGATGCTCCGGGAGCGGGGCCGGTTCAGCCCCGCGCGCTACTTCGTCGAGGAGGTCATCTCCGGGTTCGACGAGACCGACCTCTACAAGACCTGGGTCCGC acggcggcgatgaggagCCCGCAGGAGAGGAACACGCGGCTGGAGAACATGTCGTGGAGGATCTGGAACCTTGCCAGAAAGAAGAAGCAG ATTGAAGGTGAAGAAGCCTCCCGTTTAGCTAAACAACGTCTTGAGCGTGAGAAGGCTCGTAGATATGCTGCTGCCGATATGTCTGAAGACCTATCTGAGGGTGAAAAGGGAGAAAACATTAATGAATCATCATCTACTCATGACGAGAGCACAAGGGGGAGAATGCCTAGGATAGGTTCAACAGATGCTATTGAGGCATGGGCAAGTCAGCACAAGGATAAAAAGCTATACATTGTTCTGATAAG catTCATGGTCTTATACGTGGTGAAAATATGGAGCTTGGGCGTGATTCAGACACTGGTGGTCAG GTCAAATATGTTGTAGAACTTGCTCGGGCATTAGGTTCAACACCTGGAGTATATAGGGTTGATCTTCTGACAAGGCAGATTTCTGCACCTGATGTTGATTGGAGTTATGGGGAACCTACAGAGATGCTGAGTCCAAGAAATTCAGAGAATTTTGGGCATGATATGGGTGAAAGCAGTGGTGCTTATATTGTGAGGATACCTTTTGGACCAAGAGATAAATATATCCCCAAAGAGCATCTCTGGCCCCACATCCAGGAATTTGTTGACGGTGCACTTGTCCATATCATGCAGATGTCCAAGGTTCTTGGAGAACAAGTTGGCAGTGGACAGCTAGTATGGCCTGTTGTTATCCATGGACACTATGCCGATGCAGGTGACTCTGCTGCTTTGCTATCTGGGGCACTCAATGTCCCAATGATATTCACAGGTCATTCTCTTGGCAGAGACAAGTTGGAGCAACTTTTGAAGCAAGGGCGTCAAACCAGGGATGAAATAAATACAATATACAAGATAATGCGTCGAATTGAGGCTGAGGAACTTTGTCTTGATGCATCTGAAATCATAATTACAAGCACTAGACAAGAGATAGAACAACAATGGGGATTATATGATGGTTTTGATTTAACCATGGCAAGGAAACTTAGAGCAAGAATAAAGCGTGGTGTGAGCTGCTACGGTCGCTACATGCCTCGTATGATT gCAGTTCCTCCTGGCATGGAGTTTAGCCATATAGTGCCTCATGATGTTGATCAGGATGGTGAAGAAGCTAATGAAGATGGTTCAGGTTCAACAGATCCACCTATTTGGGCTGAT ATAATGCGATTCTTCTCCAACCCTCGCAAGCCCATGATTCTAGCTCTTGCTCGTCCAGATCCTAAGAAGAACATCACTACACTGGTCAAGGCATTTGGTGAACATCGTGAATTGAGAAATTTAGCAAACCTT ACACTTATCATGGGTAACCGTGATGTTATTGATGAAATGTCAAGCACAAATTCAGCTGTTTTGACATCAATACTCAAGTTAATTGACAAGTATGATCTATATGGCCAAGTGGCATACCCCAAGCACCATAAGCAATCTGAAGTTCCAGATATTTATCGTTTAGCGGCAAGAACAAAG GGGGTGTTTATCAATTGTGCTTTTATCGAGCCATTTGGACTAACCTTGATTGAG GCTGCTGCTTATGGTCTACCAATGGTTGCTACTCGAAATGGTGGGCCCGTTGATATACATCGG GTTCTTGACAATGGTATTCTCGTTGATCCCCACAATCAAAATGAAATAGCTGAGGCACTTTATAAGCTTGTTTCTGATAAGCAGTTGTGGGCACAGTGCCGCCAAAATGGTCTGAAAAATATTCATCAATTTTCTTGGCCTGAACATTGCAAAAACTATTTGTCACGGGTTGGTACACTCAAGCCACGACATCCTCGATGGCAAAAGAGTGATGATGCTACTGAAGTTTCCGAAGCTGACTCACCTGGAGATTCCTTGAGGGATGTTCATGATATATCTCTTAACTTGAAGCTTTCCTTGGACAGTGAGAAATCAAGCACAAAGGAAAATAGTGTAAGAAGAAACCTTGAGGATGCTGTACAAAAGTTGTCAAGAGGTGTTAGTGCCAACAGAAAGACAGAGTCTGTTGAGAATATGGAGGCTACCACAGGCAATAAATGGCCATCTTTGCGAAGAAGGAAACACATTGTAGTCATTGCTATAGATTCTGTGCAAGATGCTAACCTGGTTGAgattatcaaaaatatttttgtggcTTCAAGCAATGAGAGATTATCTGGTTCTGTTGGTTTTGTTTTGTCAACATCCCGAGCAATATCAGAGGTACATTCTTTGCTAACATCTGGGGGCATAGAAGCTACTGATTTTGATGCCTTCATATGCAACAGTGGTAGCGATCTTTGCTATCCATCCTCAAATTCTGAAGACATGCTTAGCCCTGCAGAGCTCCCATTTATGATTGATCTTGATTATCACACTCAAATTGAGTACCGTTGGGGTGGAGAAGGTTTAAGGAAGACACTAATTCGTTGGGCAGCAGAAAAAAGCGAGGGTGGTCAAGTGGTACTTGTAGAAGATGAAGAATGTTCATCCACTTATTGTATTTCATTTAGAGTGAAGAATGCTGAGGCT GTACCTCCTGTGAAAGAGCTTAGGAAGACAATGAGAATTCAAGCACTGCGCTGTCATGTTTTGTACAGTCATGATGGTAGCAAGTTGAATGTTATTCCTGTTTTAGCATCACGATCGCAGGCTCTAAG GTATTTGTATATAAGATGGAGGGTAGAGCTGTCAAATATGACAGTGGTTGTTGGTGAAAGTGGTGATACTGATTATGAAGGACTATTAGGAGGCGTGCACAAGACCATTATTCTCAAAGGCTCATTTAATGCTGTTCCTAACCAAGTCCATGCTGCCAGAAGTTATTCATTACAGGATGTCATATCCTTTGACAAACCAGGAATTACTTCAATCGAGGGATATGGTCCAGATAACCTTAAGTCAGCTCTACAACAATTTGGTATACTGAAAGACAATGTTTAA